Part of the Cyanobium sp. ATX 6F1 genome is shown below.
CTGGCGGCCAGCGGTCTCAGCCGCGGTGAGCTGGAGCTTCTGATCCAGGCTTTTGTGGCGGTGTGGAAGCGCATGCGCCACCGGCGCATCCCCTACCCGATCCCCGCCAAGAAGGGCTACAGCGCCTGATCCCGTAGGCTCCTCAGAACGGCTCTGAGATGCGCTGGGGGGAGCTGAGCGGTTCGATGTAATCGCCCGGTTTCTGGCGTTTCGGCAGCGTGATCGACGGGGCCTTGATGGGCTGGTAGGGGATCTGATCGAGCAGGTGGCGGATGATGTTCAGCCGGGCGCGCTTCTTGTCGTTGGAATCAACCACGAACCAGGGGGCATGGGCGCTGTCGGTGGCGGTGAACATGGCATCGCGGGCGCGGGAGTAGTCGTACCAGCGGCTATACGACTCCAGATCCATCGGCGTGAGCTTCCAGGTCTTGCGGCCGTCGTGGATGCGCCCCTCCAGCCGCCGGGTCTGCTCCTGCTGATCCACCTCCAGCCAGTACTTGAGCAACGTCACGCCTGAATCCACGATCGCCTTTTCCACGCTGGGTGCCATACGCAGGAACCGCTCCACGGCTTCTTGTGAACAGAAGCCCATCACCCGTTCCACGCCGGCGCGGTTGTACCAACTGCGATCGAAGATCACCACTTCGCCGCCGGCGGGCAGATGGGGCATGTAGCGCTGCACGAACATCTGGGTCTTCTCCCGGTCGCTGGGGGCCGGCAGGGCCACCACCCGGAAGACGCGGGGGCTGACCCGCTCGGTGATCCGCCGGATCGCACCTCCTTTGCCGGCGCCGTCCCGCCCCTCGAACAGGATGCAGACCTTGGCGCCGGTCTTCACCACCCACTGCTGGAGCTGCACCAGTTCGACCTGGAGGAGCCCCAGCTCCCGTTCGTAGTCCTTGCGGGAGAGCTTCTGCTTGCTGTCTTGATGGCCCATGGGTGCACGCTGGCTGAACGGTGGGTGTGGATCGAGGTTGGGTCTTCTCGTTCAGTCAGCGGGGCGGCGCTTGAAGATCAGCGAATAGGAGCGACCGAAGCCCTGGTCATCGAGGTTGCGCAAGGCACTGGTCGCCAGCTCCCAGCCCCGGTCCCCCATCAGGTTCAGCAGCTCGTGGAACTGCGCCGTGGCTAACAGACCGTCGCAGGAACTGGTGGAGATCGGCTGGCCGTTGATCAGCACGCGTTCCAGCACGGAACCGCCCTCCTGCGGGGCGAATTCGACCAGCAAAAAGCAATACTCCCAGCGCTCACCGGTGGGGGCGCCGATGATGGCCTCGATGCTGAGGGGGTGGTCGATCCCATCCGATGGCAGCCAGGAGCGCAGCGCCTCCAGGGGCACCTGGCAGAGCAGCGCCCCATGGCTATCGCGGAGCACGTAGCCATCGGCGGTGTGTCCGCTGTGGCTCTCGTCCGGTTGCCCGTCCCGGGGCAGCAGACCCGTGCCCTTGGCGACGGCCAGGGCGGTGTGGAAATCGGACAGCATGGCCCTCGGTGGATCCCTGGGCCCAGCGTAGGGACGGCACCTGGCAGCAGAGTTGCTGAGAACCTGCGCCGTCTTGGCGCTGCCGACCCATCGCATCGTTGGCTACCGCCCATGACCGCCCAGCTTGAGGGGCCCTTCCAGCCCTGCTTCGAAGCCATTCCAGCGATCAGCCTCGATCGCTGGGGGGTGCCGCTGGTCTTTCTCCGTCATCGCGCGCAGTGGGAGGGCACCGCCCGCGGCATCGACACGGCGGGCCACTGCATCGACACGCGACTGGTGTTTCCGCTCACCGATGAGGGGATCACCCTGGTGTCGGATGACCACCGGGTGCGTACCACCCAGCTCTACGAAGACGGCGTCTACCGGCACGTGACGATGATCGAGGAATGGCGACAACCGCGCCCCTGAGAGGCGATCGGTCTGCTCAACCCCCCGCTCAGCTGGGGGGTTGAGCGAGGGGCGGAGCGCTTCCGGGTGACTGCTTGAGATAGGACTGAACGGGCAGGCGCTGGCGCTGCACGTAGCCCACCGGCAGCCAGAGGTCGCCGGCGTTGGAGATGATGTGGATCTCCCAGTTGTAGAGGCCGTTGAAGGCGGCTGGATCTTGCTTGAGCAGGGCGGCGTAGGCGAGCACGCCGCGCACGTAGTGGTCGCTGTTGTTGTAACCCCACAGCCCCTTGCGGATGTCCTTGAGGCCGCCGCGGCGCACCAGATAACGGGCGGCGGCCTGGATGGCGTCGTGGGGGTCGCGGATGTCGCCGCGTCCGATGCCGCGCTCCGCCCAGGTGGTGGGCAGGAACTGCATCGGGCCATGGGCATCGGCCACCGACACCCCATCGATGCGGCCCATGCCGGTTTCCACCAGGTTGATCGCCGCCAGCACCTCCCAGGGGATGCCCGTGGCCGCCTGGGCCTTGCGGTAGTACCCCAGCAGGGACCTAGCGGGCTCGGGCGGGATGATTCGCCAGGCCGGCACGGTGGCCGAACCGGGCCGGCCCCGCTGCATCGCCAGGAATTCCCGCCGGGCCGCCAGATGCAGGTCGAGCACGGTCCACCAGCGCTGGGGCAGTTCCCGTCGCACGGCTTCCGCCAGCTCCGGCCTGCGGGCCAGTAGCCGGATGATCACCTGTTCCTGGTGGCCCAGGGCCGGCAGCTCGGCCGGGGGGGTGTCGGGGGAGCGCAGCCCCTCCTCCACCTGGCTGAACAGGGCAGCCAGGGCGACGGGCTCGGCGGGAAGCTGGGGGTAGGCGCGGCTGACGAGGTTGGTGCTCGCCGCGGGGGCCGCTGCCTGGACTGGCTCGGCCTGGGCCGGCTCAGCCTGGGCCTTAGCGGTTGGGCCGGCGGCTTGTTCTGCCGCCACGGCCCGGTCGCTGGCACTCTGCGGGCTGCGCGGCAGGAGCGCCAGGGCCATCAGGAGGGCCCCGCCGCCGACGGTGAGCAGCCAGGGGAAGGGGGAAGAGCGACGCACTGGAATCCTGGAACCGCTGCTGGATCGAACCTATCTGCGCCCAGCGCTTCTGGGGGCCCGCGGCGCTGCGGCCAGGCCTTGGGCAATCGCTGACAACGGGGATATTCGGTAGCAAGCAAGCCGTCAATCCGTGATTTTTGTCGCGACTCTTCAAACATCTTGAGGACACCCCATGGCCCCGGCCCGTCGCGTCGAGGTGCTGCCCCTGGAGGGAAGCACCGCCGGCCGCACCTTCTTCTGCCATCCCCAGCCCAGTGATGCGACCCAGATCGCCGAGCTGGCCCCCGACCAGCCCTGTGAATTGTTCTGTCACCGGCTCCAGACCGATCAGATCATCCTGATGCGCGGCTCCCTCGACCTGGTGGTGCTCCAGGGCCGCCGCCTGCAGCGCATCACCCTGAGGGAGGACGAGCCCAAGCTGGTGCGCATCCCCCCGGGCGTTCCCCACGGCGCCATCACCGTTGGCCGCCGCTCGGCCACGGTGGTCAACGCCGTGCTGCGCCATGGCCCATCCGACCCGCGGGATGTCCTTCCCCGGAGGGTGCCGGCGTCGTTGATGGACCAATGGCGACAACTCATGCGCGAGTGCGGCGCCCCTGAGGAATGATGGAACCACGGGCCCTTCGCAGGCGTTCGGATGGCCCTCAGTTTCCAGGAACTTCAGCAGCAGCTGCGTCAGCGCTCGCCCCAGCGGCGGGGTGAGGACGACACCAGCGATCTGCTGGTGGTGCCGTCGCTGTCTTTTGAGCCCCGGGAGCTGGCCCTGGTGAGCGGCGTCCATCATTACGAGGAGCGAGCGCTGTTCGAGTTGATGCGCCTGCGCAATCCGCACACGCGCCTCACCTACCTGAGCAGCACCCTGCTCAGCGAGCTGGTGGTGGAGGCGGTGCTGGAGCTGATGCCCGGCATGCCCGCGGCCCATGCCCGCCGGCGCCTGGCGCTCTTCGACACGGGCGATGCCTCCAGCCGGCCCCTCACCGCCAAGCTGCTGGAGCGACCGGTGTTGCTGCGGCGGATCCGTGAGCAGCTGCGGCCCGAGCGCTGCGTGATCAGTTGCTTCATGGTCACGGCGCTGGAAAAGGAGCTTTCCGAACGGCTGCAGATTCCCCTGCTGGGCACCGATCCGGCCCTGGCCCCCTGGGGCAGCAAACGGGGCAGCCGGCGGCTGTTCGCCCGCTGCGCTGTGCCCCATCCCCCCGGCAGCGAGCTGGTGCACGACCTGGACGCCCTGGCGGAGGCCACCGCGGAACTTTGGGAGGCCCATCCGGAGCTGGAGCGGGTGGTGGTGAAGCTGAACGAGGGTTTCAGCGGCGAGGGCAATGCCTGCCTGGATCTGGCACCCCTGGCCCTCGCTCAGCATTCAGCCGAGGCCCGGCGGCGCCGGCTGCGACTGGCCCTGGAGGTTCTGCCGATGCCCCCGCCGGAGTGGCGCGACTTGCTGGTGGAGCAAGGGGCGCTGGTGGAGGCCTGGCTGCAGGGGGGCGAGGCGATCAGCTCGCCGAGCGTGCAGGGAATGGTCCATCCCGACGGCACGGTGGAGGTGCTCTCCACCCATGAGCAGGTGCTGGGGGGGGCCAGCGGCCAGACCTACCTCGGCTGCCGATTCCCCGCCGCTGACGCCTACCGCAGCGCGCTCCATCGCCATGGCCGGGTGGTGGGGGAGGCCCTGGCCGCCGAGGGTGCCCTTGGGCGCTATGCCGTTGATTTCATCGCCCGCCGCCAGGACGGCGTGTGGGACCTGCAGGCGATCGAGGTGAACCTGCGCCAGGGGGGCACCACCCACCCCTTCCTGGCCCTGCGTTCCTCCACCAACGGCTGGCTCGACCCAGCCAGCGGGCTGTTCCACGCGCCCACGGGCCTGCCCCTGTTCTATGAGGCCACCGACAACTTCTGCGATCCGCGTCTGAAGGGTCTGCTGCCGATCGACCTGATCGACATCGCCTGCGAGGCGGGCCTGCACTACGACCCAGCCGAGCTGCGGGGAAGTGTGTTCCATCTGCTGGGGTGCCTGTCGGAATTCGGCAAGCTGGGGCTCACGAGCATCGGCCGCAGCCCCGAGGAGGCGGCCCAGCTCCATGCCGCCACCACCGAGCGCTTGGCACGGGCCGCCCAGGAGCTTCAGGCTGGGGCGCTGACCTCCTGAGAACACACCCCCAGAAACAACCATGGCCGTTCGCACGATCCTGCTGGAGGGGGACCCGCGCCTGCGGCGGGTCGCCGAACCTGTGAACCCGGAGTCGATGTCAGATCCCGCCCTCCAGGCGCTGATCGACGACCTGCGCGACACCATGGCGGCCGCCGAGGGTGCCGGCCTGGCGGCCCCCCAGATCGATGTGAATCTGAGGGTGGTGATCTTCGGAATCACCGTTAACCGCCGCTACCCCGAGGCGCCGCCGATCCCGGAGACGGTGTTGATCAATCCGCTGATCACACCCCTGGGTGAGGAGCTCGAGCGCCGCGAGGAGGGTTGCCTGAGCGTGCCGGACCGGCGGGCGCCTGTGAGCCGTTGGGCGCGCATTCGCTACCGCGGCTTCGATGGCCTGGGGCGCCTGATCGAGCGGGAGGTGGAGGGCTTCCATGCCCGGGTGGTCCAGCACGAGGTCGACCACCTCGATGGGGTTTTGTTTCCTGATCGCCTTGAGGCCTCGGCCTAGGCCCTCAGGGGGCCAGCAGCGCCTCCTCGTCGACGGCATCGATCTGCTCGGGCCGCAGGTACTGCTCGGCGTAGCGCTTGTAGACCCCGGAGCGGATGAACAGGGCGAACAGATCGGGGTCGATGTGCTGGTCCTTTTTCATGAAGCCCATGATCTTCAGGGCCTGGGAGAGGGTCTTGCCCTTCTTGTAGGGGCGATCGACGGCGGTGAGCGCCTCGAAGATGTCGGCGATCGCCATCATCCGCGCCACCTCGCTCATCTCCTCGCGCTTGAGGCGCTTGGGGTAGCCGGTGCCGATCATCGTTTCGTGGTGGCCGCCGGCGATCTCCGCCACCTGGCTCATGTGCCGCGGGAAGGGCAGGACCGAGAGCATGCGGATCGTCTGGATGATGTGCTCGTTGATCTTGAAGCGCTCCTCAGCCGAGAGCGTGCCCCGGGCGACGGAGAGGTTGTAGACCTCGCCGCGGTTGTAGAGCAGTTCGGGGGCGTCCACCTTGAAGCCGTAGGGGTTGTCCGCCTCGATGGCCGTGCTGCCTGCGGGGCGCTCGATGCGGTGTTCGGGTTTGTCCGCCAGCAGGGGCTCGATGGCGGGCACGGGCACCGCCGGCTGCAGTTGCTTGCGCAGCAGTTCCTCGGTGGAGACACCGAGGCGGTCGTCGAGGGTGCGCCGCCAGGTGCGGGCGGCGATGGCGTTGAGCCGCTCGATCCGATCGGGGGCCATGAACTCGCCTCCCTGGTTGCATTCGGCCACGAAGGCGAAGTCGTCGTCGAGCTGGGCGAGTTCGGAGTCGCGCTCGGCGGCCAGGGCGGTGGCGTCACCGCCGGCGGCCAGCTGCTCCCAGTAGCGGAGTTCCGCATCGCGCTTGAGCACCTCGAAGCGCATGCGCACCTCGTGGATGCGGTCGTAGATGGTTTCGAGCTTGGTGGCCTTGTCGACCACGAATTCCGGCGTGGTGACCTTGCCGCAATCGTGCAGCCAGGCGGCCACATGCACGGTCTCCCATTGCCCTTCATCGAGCTGGAAGTCTTTGAAGGGGCCGTCGCTGCTCTCGCAGGCGGCGGAAGCGAGCATCTTGGTGATCTCCGGCACCCGGAAGCAATGGCCGCCGGTGTAGGGGCTCTTGGCGTCAATCGCGTTGGCGATCAGCTCGATGAAGGACTCGAACAGGGCCTTCTGGGCGCGGATCAGTTCCCGGGTCTCGAGGGTGACCTCGGCCGTGCTTGAGAACGCCTCGGTGAAGGCCACCAGTGAGGTTTCCGGTGCTTCGTCGAACCAGAGCAGCAGTAGACCCAGAAGCTGCTTTTCCCTGTTCTGCAGGGGAACGGCCAGGTAGGGGGCGTTCTGCAGTGTGAGGGCCTCGGCCAGCTGTTTCTCCACGGCTGAGCCCTGGTCGCTGATCGTGCCCTGGAGCACCTTGCGGGCATCCTCCAGGCCAAATTTGCGCTCAATGGCCTCCGACGCCAGTTGTGTGGGAGGGAGGTTCAAGGGCTGTTGGTCGGCCCCCATGGCCTGCACGGAATCAAGGCTGTCGCCCCCTTCATTGAGCAGGAACAGGGCCCCACCCTTGGCCTTGGTGTTGAGAATCGATTCCCCCAGAATCCGCTCCAGCAGACGCTCGAAATTGGGCTCCGAGGCGATCGCGGCGCTCACCGAAAGGAAGCGACGGATCGTTGATTTCATGCCGTCGATGGTGAGCGACAGGTCGTCCACCTCTTTGACGATCGAGCGGGAGGCCGGGCGATCGGAGAAATCGAAGTTGCGCACGGCCTCCGCCTCCTCCGAGAGGCGCCGCAGGCTGGCGGTGACACGGCGGGAGATCAGGATCACCAGCGGCAGGGCGATGGCGATCGCCAGCAGGGTGGAGAGGATCGAATCACGGCGCAGGGTTTTGGCTCCCTCCAACAATTCCTCGTCGGGGACGGCCACCACCAGATAGAAACTCCTGCCGGAGACCAACGGGATTTTCGCGACGGCCAGTTGCCAGTTGGCGCCACCCAGGCGTAACTGGCGCTCCACCAGCTTGGTTCCGCCATTCAGTTCGGCGATGATGGGGGGAAGATTTTTTCCTGCCTGGTTCAGCACCGGCACCTGCACCTCAGAGAGCGTGCCCAGATCTTTGAGCAACTGATTGCGGGCGTCCCGGTCGGGCATCTGGGCGAAATCGTCCAGGGCGACCACTCTGTTTTGGGCATTCACCAGGGCAAGCTTCGTGCCCGGGGTGATGCGTTGACGTTTCAACAGGGCACTGACTGTGGAGAGGCGCAAGTCCGCCGCCAGCACCGCCTGGCCGTCGGGGGCTCGCTGGGCCAGGGTGACCCCGAGGCGGCCTGTGCTGGCAAAGCGATAGACCTTGGTTGTGATCGGCTTGGGGGTGACGATCGCGGCCTTGAACCAGGGGCGGGTGCGCGGGTCGTAGGTCGAGAACTCCGGTGCCAGCTCCGTCCTCATGAGCTTGAGTTGCTTGTCGAACAGCCAGACCCGGGCCACATTGCGGGCTCCCGTGCGCTCGTTCGTCTGCAGCACGTACTGGGCCTCCTGGGGAGCCTTGAACAGGGTGCGGTCGACGTCGTCCCAGATGTACCGCAACAGGAAGCGGTCGCCATTGGCGTAGCCAGCGAGATAGGAGGTGGCCGCCGGCGTGCTCTGCAGGGCGTCACGCAGGGCGGGAACGAAGCTGAGCCGCTGGGGCAGTGTGCGGACGTTGCCGAGGGGCGCGAGACGCTCCAGGTTGTGTTGCGCCCCTTTGATATCGAGCAGCAGTTGCACTTCCGCCGAGGTCTTGGCCGCCGCCGCGGCCATCAGTTGGCGGTTGGCCTTGAGCAGCAGGTCGCTGCTGCGCTGGTAGGAGGTGATCGCGATGCCCACGCCTGTGAGCAGAACCACGGGCACGAACAGGGCCGAGAGTCCAACGTGGAGGCGCAGGCGGCTGAGCATGGGCTTCAACAACGAAACAACTCCCGGCGTGGAGGCGCCAAGGAGATGGCTCTGAGGCTAATAGCACCGATCGGAATCGTCTGTCCGGACACGTCCCGAGTGGCAGGTCGTACTGTGGTTTCTAAACAGCTAACCAGTCAGGTAAGCCCATTGGGGTGATTTCACAGGCTCTACCCGCCTTGATCATGGCCTTCTCCGTGGCGACCTCAGGAGCAGCGGCGAAGGCGGAGACGCTGGAGGCAGCGACTCTGGCGGCTGTGCTGGAACGCCACGGCTGCGGCGGCGCCATCCCAGAGCGCCCCCTGGGGGAGTCCCCCCCCCTCAGCCGCTCGGAGGCAGCGGCCCTGCTGGAAATCTGCCTGGAGCGATCCCCCCCCCTGAGCGACGGGCTGCTGCGCCTGCGGGAGAAGTTCGCCCTGGAGCTGAAGCAGCTGGAGGCAACGGCCTTCTCCACCACCACGACCCTCTCGGGCGTCAGCAATTTCGTGCTGGGGAGTACCGCCTATGGGGGTGATGTGGCCGCCAACCTGCCGGGCACCACCCCCGGCAACAGCCCCCGCGACGCCGTCAGCTTCAACTACGAACTCAGACTGATTCTCAACACCAGCTTCACCGGCAAAGACCTTCTGTTCAGCCGGCTCCGCTCGGGCAATTTCAACGCCAGCGCCTTTGATGGCACACCGGTGCGGCTCTCGAAGATCGATGCGGCCTACAGCCCCACGATCATCGGGGCCGACGGCCTTGCCGTGGCGGCGGCGAACGTGGTGCGCCTGGACCGTCTCTCCTACCGCTTTCCGGTCGGCCAGGAGTTCACGTTCCTGGTGGGGCCCCTGAGCCGGAACCATGACACCCTGGCGATCATCCCCTCGGTGTACGGCACCCGGGGCGGCCCGCTCCTGGAGTTCTTCACGTTCTATGGAGCTCCGGCGGTCTACAACAAAGCCACCGGGGCCACCCTGGCGGCGATCTGGCGCCAGGAGGTGCCCAGGGGGCGGGGCCGCTGGGGGGCGTCGGTGAGCTACGTGGCCCAGCGGGGCGGGTCTGGGGATCCTGCCGCTGGCGGTCTTTTCAATGGCAACAGCGCAGCGAACCTCACGGCCCAGGTCGGCTACCAGGCGCCCCAGTGGGCCCTGGCCGCCGCCTTCCGGAGCGGCCAGGCGGGTACCCGAGCCAACGTGGGCACCACCTTGGGCAGCGCGATTCTGGCGGCCGGCGACGGTGGGACGTCCGGATCGAGTCTGAATCTCGCGCTCAGTGGCTACTGGCAACCGCAAAGCAGCGGCTGGATCCCCTCAATCAGCGCCGGCTGGGGCAGCAGCTGGATCCACCAGAACGCCGACGCCTTCCCCACGCCCCAGCCCCTGAATGCCCTCACCAATGTCCGCTCCAGCCGCTCCTGGTCGGTGGCCCTGGAGTGGAAGGATGCACTGGCCAAGGGTTACACCCTGGGGGCGGCCGTGGGCCAACCCACCCAGGCCTCGGGCCTGCGCACGGGCCGGGTGGCCGATGGCAATTTTGCCTTCGAGCTCTGGTATGCGCTGCCGATGAGCGACAGGATCACGGTCACCCCAGCCGTCTTCTATCTGAGTCGGCCCTTCGGCCAGCTGACCCGCAACGCCTCCGGCGCCCAGAACGCCGACGGCCGCTTTACCGACCTGGGGGTGCTGCTGCAGACCGCGATCAGGTTCTGAACCCAGCACGGCCTTACGTAGGGATGGTTACCTTTGTCTCAGATCAGGCATCCTGTCGAGGCAGCCCAAGGAACCCTCTCTTCGGCGACGTCGCTGAGCATGCCTTGCCCATGGCCCCCACCCAGACGAGGCGCCCATTGCCCCCCATGCCTACCGATACCCTTCAGGCCACCCCCAGCCGGGCTGATTTCAGCCTCAGGCCCTACATGGCCAGCAACGACTGGTGGGCCAGCTGGCAGCTGATCAATACGTTGGTGCCCTTCGGCTTGCTGTGGTGGGCGATCGGTCCAGCCGTGCGCAGCTCCCTCTGGCTGGCGGTGCCGATCGTGGTGCTGATGGTGCTGCTTTCAGCGCGCTGCTTTTCATTGATGCATGATTGCGGCCACGCCTCGTTGTTCAGCTCGCCGAAGGTGAATCGGGCCGTGGGATTTCTGCTCGGGGTGATCAATGCCATCCCCCAGTACCCCTGGTCGCGGGGCCACGACTACCACCACCGCCACAACGGCAACTGGGAGCTTTACCGGGGGCCATCAGCGCTGATCACCACAGGCCAGTTTCTGGCGTTAAGCCCTCGCCGCCAGTGGTTCTACGCCTTCCTGCGCCAGCCGCTGATGCTGATTCCCGGGGGATTCTTCTATCTGATCATCAAGCCACGGCTGGCTTTGGTGCTGGGCCTGGTGGGGCTGGTGCGCCATGGCCTCGATTGCCGCCGGGAAGATCCCTCCAGCACCGTGGCGGCGATCTTCGCGAGCTACCGCAGCCGCCACTGGTACACCACCGGAGAATTCTGGGATCTGCTGGGCAACAACATCTGTGTGCTCAGTCTCTGGGCGCTGATGGGCCACTGGCTGGGCCTTGGGCTGTTCTGGAGCGTCTATTCGATCGTGATGGCCTGCTCGGCGGCGATCTTCATCTGCATCTTCTTCGTGCAGCACAACTACGAGGGCTCCTATGCCCACCGCAGCGAGGATTGGAGCTACCTCAAAGGGGCGATTGAAGGCTCCAGCTACCTGAAGATGCCGGCGCTGCTCAATTGGTTCTCCGCCGACATCGGCTACCACAACATGCACCACCTCTCGGCGCGGATCCCCAATTACCGCCTGCGGGAGGCCCACCAGGCCAACGCCCACCTGCTCACAGGGGTGCACACCCTGCGGCTTGCCGAGATCCCGAACTGCTTCAAGTTCATCCTCTGGGATCCAGCCACCGACAGCCTCACCTCGATTGAGGCGGTTCGCCAGCAGGCGGCGCTCGGTTTCAAGGGCTCCAACCTTCCTGAGCTCCCCACGGCGGTGGGGGCCTCAGGCGTGAAGGGACGTGAAGAGGCTGGCCAACGGGGGGCCGCCACGGCAAGGTGAATTGATCCCCAAAGGAGGGTCATGGCGCTCGCCGAACTGGAAAGGCTGGTGGATGAGGCCGAGGCCGATGGCGCCCTGCGCCGGGCCCTGAAGCATTGCCGCAGCAGCCACGAGCTCGTGCTGGCGGCTCGGCGGCTGGGGTACCGAATCACCCGCGAAGACCTGATCCAATCCCGCCTCGAGGGGCCGGCGACCAGGCCGCGCTCAGAACTTCGCGCGTAGCAGCAGCAGCGCCCCGAGGAACAGGGGCACGTTGATCACGGCGGCGATCAGCAGCACCGCGCTGCCCCAGCTGGGCTGACCGATGCGCTCGGCAGCCCAGAGAAAGGTGCCATCCACCACCACCAGAGCCAGCAGCCAGGCCACCGGGAAGCGGATCGAGGCCCGCGGCGGCGGTGATGAGGGATCAGGGGCGGGCTCAGCCATGGGCGGCGGCGACCATTGAACGGGTTGGGGACAGTCTGAGGCTGGTGAGCCACGACAGCCCCACCAGCAGCGCCGAGCACCACAGGCAGGCCTGCAGGCCGCCCACCAGGAACAGGGCACCGGAGAGCAGGGTGCCCAGCAAACGGCCCGCGGCATTGGCCATGTAATAGAAGCCCACGTTGAGGCTCACCGATTCGGCGTCGGTGTAGGCCAGCACCATGTAGCTGTGGATCGAGGAATTCATCGCGAACACCGCCCCAAAGGCCACGAGCCCCACCACAATCGCCAACCCCGGCTGGGCCACCTCGCGCCAGAGCGCCACGGCGATCAGGGCCGGTATTGCCGTGAGCACCGCACTCCAGAACTGCACCGCTGAAGGCCCCGGCGGGCCGCCGCTGCCCCAGGCCCGGCGCAGGGCGGGCGTGGAACCCTGGATGATCCCGTAGCCGATCACCCACAGGCCCATAAAACCGCCCACCTCCCAGAATCTCCAGCCCAGGGCGGCCTCGAGGAACACCGGCAGGGCCACCACGAACCACACGTCGCGGGCGCCGAACAGGAAGAAGCGGGCCAGCGAGAGGATGTTGATGCCGGCGCTCTTGGCGAACAGGGCCGAGAAGGCCGGCTTATGCTTCATTCTGCCGATTTCATCCGGCAGCACCAGGGTGCCGAGCAGGGCCAGGAACAATCCGCCGGCCATGCCCGCCACCGAAGTGGCGAATCCGAAGCTGGTGAGCAGCACGCCGCCCAGGAAGAAGCCCACCCCCTTGAGGGCGTTCTTGGAGCCGGTGAGCAGGGCCACCCAGCGGAACAGTCGCTGCTCCACTTGGCTTGGTTCGCCTGGGGTTTCCGGCACCACCTCCCCTGCGACCACGGTCTTGATGGCGCTCTTGGCGCTCATCTTGTTGAGGTCCTTGGCGATGCCGCTGATCGCCTGGGCGCCCATCACATAGAGCAGGGAGAACAGCTTCGGCCAGCTGGCTGAGACCGGCACCAGCATCAGCAGGGCGATGATCTGCAGCACCAGGCCGGCCCAGAGGGTGAGCCGCAGACCGAAACGGGCCCCCAGCCAGCCGCCGTAGAGGTTGGTGACGATGCCGAAGAACTCGTAGAACAGAAACAGGAAGGCGATCTCCAGGGTGGAGTAGCCGAGCTGGTGAAAGTGGAAGATCACCAGCATGCGCAGGGCGCCATCGGTGAGGGTGAAGGCCCAGTAGGAGGCGGTGACGACCGCGTACTGCTCCAGCGCCGTGAGCTGTTTCATGACCCGGCAGCTTCAAGTGCTGCCACATGGCAGGCGA
Proteins encoded:
- the ppk2 gene encoding polyphosphate kinase 2, coding for MGHQDSKQKLSRKDYERELGLLQVELVQLQQWVVKTGAKVCILFEGRDGAGKGGAIRRITERVSPRVFRVVALPAPSDREKTQMFVQRYMPHLPAGGEVVIFDRSWYNRAGVERVMGFCSQEAVERFLRMAPSVEKAIVDSGVTLLKYWLEVDQQEQTRRLEGRIHDGRKTWKLTPMDLESYSRWYDYSRARDAMFTATDSAHAPWFVVDSNDKKRARLNIIRHLLDQIPYQPIKAPSITLPKRQKPGDYIEPLSSPQRISEPF
- a CDS encoding transglycosylase SLT domain-containing protein; translated protein: MRRSSPFPWLLTVGGGALLMALALLPRSPQSASDRAVAAEQAAGPTAKAQAEPAQAEPVQAAAPAASTNLVSRAYPQLPAEPVALAALFSQVEEGLRSPDTPPAELPALGHQEQVIIRLLARRPELAEAVRRELPQRWWTVLDLHLAARREFLAMQRGRPGSATVPAWRIIPPEPARSLLGYYRKAQAATGIPWEVLAAINLVETGMGRIDGVSVADAHGPMQFLPTTWAERGIGRGDIRDPHDAIQAAARYLVRRGGLKDIRKGLWGYNNSDHYVRGVLAYAALLKQDPAAFNGLYNWEIHIISNAGDLWLPVGYVQRQRLPVQSYLKQSPGSAPPLAQPPS
- a CDS encoding cupin domain-containing protein, whose amino-acid sequence is MAPARRVEVLPLEGSTAGRTFFCHPQPSDATQIAELAPDQPCELFCHRLQTDQIILMRGSLDLVVLQGRRLQRITLREDEPKLVRIPPGVPHGAITVGRRSATVVNAVLRHGPSDPRDVLPRRVPASLMDQWRQLMRECGAPEE
- a CDS encoding peptide ligase PGM1-related protein; the encoded protein is MALSFQELQQQLRQRSPQRRGEDDTSDLLVVPSLSFEPRELALVSGVHHYEERALFELMRLRNPHTRLTYLSSTLLSELVVEAVLELMPGMPAAHARRRLALFDTGDASSRPLTAKLLERPVLLRRIREQLRPERCVISCFMVTALEKELSERLQIPLLGTDPALAPWGSKRGSRRLFARCAVPHPPGSELVHDLDALAEATAELWEAHPELERVVVKLNEGFSGEGNACLDLAPLALAQHSAEARRRRLRLALEVLPMPPPEWRDLLVEQGALVEAWLQGGEAISSPSVQGMVHPDGTVEVLSTHEQVLGGASGQTYLGCRFPAADAYRSALHRHGRVVGEALAAEGALGRYAVDFIARRQDGVWDLQAIEVNLRQGGTTHPFLALRSSTNGWLDPASGLFHAPTGLPLFYEATDNFCDPRLKGLLPIDLIDIACEAGLHYDPAELRGSVFHLLGCLSEFGKLGLTSIGRSPEEAAQLHAATTERLARAAQELQAGALTS
- the def gene encoding peptide deformylase, with the translated sequence MAVRTILLEGDPRLRRVAEPVNPESMSDPALQALIDDLRDTMAAAEGAGLAAPQIDVNLRVVIFGITVNRRYPEAPPIPETVLINPLITPLGEELERREEGCLSVPDRRAPVSRWARIRYRGFDGLGRLIEREVEGFHARVVQHEVDHLDGVLFPDRLEASA
- a CDS encoding HD domain-containing phosphohydrolase; the encoded protein is MLSRLRLHVGLSALFVPVVLLTGVGIAITSYQRSSDLLLKANRQLMAAAAAKTSAEVQLLLDIKGAQHNLERLAPLGNVRTLPQRLSFVPALRDALQSTPAATSYLAGYANGDRFLLRYIWDDVDRTLFKAPQEAQYVLQTNERTGARNVARVWLFDKQLKLMRTELAPEFSTYDPRTRPWFKAAIVTPKPITTKVYRFASTGRLGVTLAQRAPDGQAVLAADLRLSTVSALLKRQRITPGTKLALVNAQNRVVALDDFAQMPDRDARNQLLKDLGTLSEVQVPVLNQAGKNLPPIIAELNGGTKLVERQLRLGGANWQLAVAKIPLVSGRSFYLVVAVPDEELLEGAKTLRRDSILSTLLAIAIALPLVILISRRVTASLRRLSEEAEAVRNFDFSDRPASRSIVKEVDDLSLTIDGMKSTIRRFLSVSAAIASEPNFERLLERILGESILNTKAKGGALFLLNEGGDSLDSVQAMGADQQPLNLPPTQLASEAIERKFGLEDARKVLQGTISDQGSAVEKQLAEALTLQNAPYLAVPLQNREKQLLGLLLLWFDEAPETSLVAFTEAFSSTAEVTLETRELIRAQKALFESFIELIANAIDAKSPYTGGHCFRVPEITKMLASAACESSDGPFKDFQLDEGQWETVHVAAWLHDCGKVTTPEFVVDKATKLETIYDRIHEVRMRFEVLKRDAELRYWEQLAAGGDATALAAERDSELAQLDDDFAFVAECNQGGEFMAPDRIERLNAIAARTWRRTLDDRLGVSTEELLRKQLQPAVPVPAIEPLLADKPEHRIERPAGSTAIEADNPYGFKVDAPELLYNRGEVYNLSVARGTLSAEERFKINEHIIQTIRMLSVLPFPRHMSQVAEIAGGHHETMIGTGYPKRLKREEMSEVARMMAIADIFEALTAVDRPYKKGKTLSQALKIMGFMKKDQHIDPDLFALFIRSGVYKRYAEQYLRPEQIDAVDEEALLAP